A single region of the Deinococcus planocerae genome encodes:
- a CDS encoding RNaseH domain-containing protein, whose translation MPKQPRTRTVNATPTALAFTNVLNPEHVVTRVGWSDQVRPLLEAMDASLRPYKEGLPVRDLRLRLQARDAGVIRVDRSFGRGVDPTLALSATGVETAERAANAAVADWVQEAVLELERVDARAAKALRQLALNGGAVGARTHRTQVFQWEAQRQTGSAKPTTRTQYADLADFVADKLAGREVYPEAGPMRRVVSSDLGTNHADLMSDPITLDVADTQVRFSVGITVSVETYPGRSLPVIQLRHKKFVWAREPRAGFDDLSGYVLPAGEARALRFEVGADLSLTAEYQALARRYDLPLTGVTAADLALRGTTGVYGQHRVVITHRNGRAETDAALRGVTDLDRRLSFERAAEHLKLHGFTPWTAIREIPTFYGQQSDADMAWKLAFEDPPAIDENTDRKTLKAIADAEREFQKWTERVRGAIDEHYGGSHHLVIGYYNGLLADAERAKAILESVLGEGATIHLEALPDNVHGPRTEPKGTRPAERARARALAWAPFVTRLRQLQDAAGQPLHGVLVLADEWYGGRHDDSVNKRAARITLNRELGLTVQYLLPSKRKKDGTPTHGAEKNFQVRTINAWRDLAWKSIGKMHGIQGKLVQSLGVADEGFQPTVLGLGIIRTNRTGFRQNETSFIPYAVELDTVTGTCRAAVMLREGDGEPRITNMMELPQVIRVLTANGPSYLARRKTKKETEEERKRLTQEFVHRIAAERATAHRDLIVLADASTLSGMWPWLADASLHPESVRLGAEPHAEQDFPDASLVRLRPGHAPKVIMDTPRVRVTIDGKVRPSATWSNADLYHLTDTGPAMPTYLSFGSRIFKPRRGASTYRPIPDEKGNPGPPHTDAWITPNALEITVVRSKRHAAEDLAKLVEALRSEYAHFGSWTSAPGPLHFASFLKDYVPDYDLAEEEEQESGEEVA comes from the coding sequence GTGCCCAAGCAACCCAGGACCCGGACCGTCAACGCCACGCCCACGGCGCTCGCCTTCACGAACGTCCTCAACCCCGAACACGTTGTCACCCGGGTGGGATGGAGTGATCAGGTGCGGCCCTTGCTGGAGGCGATGGACGCCAGCCTGAGGCCCTACAAGGAGGGCCTGCCCGTGCGCGACCTGCGCCTGCGCTTGCAGGCCCGTGACGCCGGGGTGATCCGGGTGGACCGCAGCTTCGGCCGGGGCGTGGACCCCACGCTGGCGCTGAGCGCCACGGGGGTGGAGACGGCGGAGCGGGCGGCGAACGCGGCGGTCGCCGACTGGGTGCAGGAGGCGGTCCTGGAACTCGAGCGGGTGGACGCCCGGGCGGCCAAGGCCCTGCGGCAACTCGCCCTGAACGGGGGCGCAGTGGGCGCCCGGACACACCGCACCCAGGTGTTCCAGTGGGAGGCCCAGCGGCAGACGGGGTCGGCCAAGCCCACCACTCGGACGCAGTACGCGGACCTGGCGGACTTCGTGGCCGACAAGCTCGCCGGGCGGGAGGTGTACCCGGAGGCGGGGCCCATGCGCCGGGTGGTGAGCAGCGACCTGGGGACGAACCACGCCGACCTGATGAGCGACCCCATCACGCTGGACGTGGCGGACACCCAGGTGCGCTTCAGCGTGGGCATCACGGTGAGCGTGGAGACCTACCCGGGGCGGTCCCTCCCGGTGATCCAGCTGCGGCACAAGAAGTTCGTCTGGGCGCGCGAGCCACGGGCGGGCTTCGATGACCTGAGCGGTTACGTCCTGCCGGCCGGGGAGGCCCGCGCCCTGCGCTTCGAGGTGGGCGCGGACCTTAGCCTGACCGCCGAGTACCAGGCGCTCGCGCGCCGCTACGATCTGCCGCTCACCGGCGTCACCGCCGCGGACCTCGCGCTGAGGGGCACGACCGGGGTCTACGGCCAGCACCGCGTGGTGATCACCCACCGCAACGGCCGGGCGGAGACCGACGCGGCGCTGCGCGGCGTGACGGACCTCGACCGTCGGCTGTCCTTCGAGCGGGCGGCCGAACACCTGAAGCTCCACGGTTTCACCCCATGGACGGCAATCCGGGAGATCCCGACCTTCTACGGGCAGCAGAGCGACGCGGACATGGCGTGGAAGCTCGCCTTCGAGGACCCGCCAGCGATTGACGAGAACACCGACAGGAAGACCCTCAAGGCGATCGCGGACGCCGAGCGCGAGTTCCAGAAGTGGACCGAGCGGGTCCGAGGGGCCATCGACGAGCACTACGGCGGCTCGCACCACCTGGTGATCGGCTACTACAACGGGCTGCTGGCGGACGCCGAGCGCGCCAAGGCCATTCTCGAGAGTGTCCTGGGCGAGGGGGCCACCATTCATCTGGAGGCGCTGCCCGATAACGTGCACGGGCCTCGCACGGAGCCCAAGGGCACCCGGCCGGCGGAGCGGGCACGGGCGCGGGCACTGGCCTGGGCCCCCTTCGTGACGCGGCTGCGGCAGCTGCAAGATGCGGCCGGCCAACCCCTGCACGGGGTCCTGGTGCTCGCCGACGAGTGGTACGGGGGGCGGCACGACGACTCCGTCAACAAGCGCGCGGCGCGCATCACCCTGAACCGTGAACTGGGCCTCACGGTCCAGTACCTGCTGCCGAGCAAGCGCAAGAAGGACGGCACGCCCACGCATGGCGCGGAGAAGAACTTCCAGGTCCGGACGATCAACGCCTGGCGGGACCTGGCCTGGAAGAGCATCGGCAAGATGCACGGCATCCAGGGGAAGCTGGTGCAGAGCCTGGGGGTCGCCGACGAGGGCTTCCAGCCGACCGTGCTGGGGCTAGGCATCATTCGCACGAACCGAACGGGATTCCGCCAGAACGAGACGAGCTTCATTCCCTATGCCGTCGAGCTGGATACGGTCACGGGCACCTGCCGCGCGGCGGTGATGCTGCGCGAGGGGGACGGGGAGCCGCGCATCACGAACATGATGGAGCTGCCCCAGGTGATCCGGGTGCTGACTGCGAACGGCCCCAGCTACCTGGCACGCCGCAAGACGAAGAAGGAGACCGAGGAGGAGCGCAAGCGCCTGACCCAGGAGTTCGTGCACCGCATCGCGGCGGAGCGCGCCACGGCGCATCGCGACCTGATCGTGCTCGCCGACGCCAGCACCCTGAGCGGGATGTGGCCCTGGCTGGCGGACGCGAGCCTGCACCCGGAGAGCGTGCGTCTGGGGGCCGAGCCCCACGCCGAGCAGGACTTCCCGGACGCCTCGTTGGTGCGCCTGCGGCCTGGGCATGCTCCGAAGGTCATCATGGACACCCCCAGGGTGCGGGTGACCATTGATGGGAAGGTGCGGCCCTCGGCAACCTGGAGCAACGCCGACCTCTACCACCTGACGGACACCGGGCCGGCGATGCCGACCTACCTCTCCTTCGGCTCGCGCATCTTCAAGCCCCGGCGCGGTGCGAGCACCTACCGGCCCATTCCCGACGAGAAGGGGAATCCGGGCCCGCCGCACACCGACGCCTGGATCACGCCGAACGCGCTGGAGATCACGGTGGTGCGCAGCAAGCGGCACGCGGCGGAGGACCTGGCCAAGCTGGTGGAGGCGCTGCGCAGCGAGTACGCGCATTTTGGAAGCTGGACGAGTGCGCCAGGGCCCCTGCACTTTGCCTCCTTCCTCAAGGACTACGTGCCGGACTACGACCTGGCTGAAGAGGAGGAGCAGGAGAGTGGGGAGGAAGTGGCATGA